The Rhodococcus triatomae genome includes a window with the following:
- a CDS encoding ABC transporter ATP-binding protein, protein MSIDTLRPDPSSAPDSTATDTPTPDTSGNMRILLEFARPHLPVLVLGLVFALGGSAAQLVTPLVTKWVLDSLGTDASLTGPVVALVALLIVGSVLGCAQWIILGTAAEEVVYDARTSLVRRLLRATVPAVQKRPAGELVTRVTSDTLLLREAASSAVVGIVNAAVLAVGTVILMGVLDLPLLGVTLVAFVIVGALFGVLMPRIAKAEARTQESLGRLGGLLEGSLRAVRTVKVARAEARVGGRVENEASEARTHAVTAVRVQAVAWTVAWAGVQGAIIAILAFGAFRVDQGLLQVSTLIAFLLYAFTLMGPVQELAQNVTALQSGFAAASRIRQLQSLPVEEDVVETAPLPAETGGPGLITLRAVTVVHDGTTTPALDCVDLTIPRRGHVAVVGPSGAGKTTLFSTILRFLEPRDGELSLNGVGYRHIGLDDLRGRMSYVEQETPVVPGTIRENVVFGAPDATDDEIRDVLRLLDLDGAVDRLPQGIDTPLTENSLSGGQRQRIAMARAMLTRSELLLLDEATAQVDTLTEAAIVAAVSERARTGVVVTIAHRLSTVRHADVIVVMEDGRVRASGSHDELLVTDELYRNMVRAGEFASAAD, encoded by the coding sequence ATGTCGATCGACACTCTCCGCCCGGATCCCTCCTCCGCTCCCGACTCGACCGCCACCGACACACCGACACCCGACACGTCCGGAAACATGCGCATCCTCCTCGAGTTCGCGAGGCCGCACCTGCCGGTTCTGGTTCTCGGGCTCGTCTTCGCTCTCGGCGGGTCCGCTGCCCAACTGGTCACCCCTCTGGTGACCAAGTGGGTGCTGGACTCACTGGGGACGGATGCCTCACTCACCGGGCCAGTCGTGGCGCTGGTCGCGCTGCTGATCGTGGGCTCGGTACTCGGGTGCGCGCAGTGGATCATCCTCGGCACCGCTGCCGAGGAGGTCGTCTACGACGCCCGGACGTCGTTGGTGCGCAGGCTGTTGCGCGCCACCGTACCGGCCGTGCAGAAGCGCCCGGCCGGCGAACTCGTCACCCGTGTCACGTCCGACACACTGCTGTTGCGAGAGGCGGCGTCGTCCGCCGTCGTGGGCATCGTCAACGCGGCCGTTCTCGCGGTGGGCACCGTCATCCTCATGGGCGTGCTCGATCTTCCACTGCTGGGTGTCACCCTCGTGGCGTTCGTGATCGTCGGTGCGCTGTTCGGTGTGCTCATGCCCCGAATCGCCAAGGCGGAGGCGAGAACCCAGGAGTCCCTCGGGCGTCTGGGTGGGCTCCTCGAAGGAAGCCTGCGGGCCGTGCGGACCGTCAAGGTCGCCCGAGCCGAAGCGAGGGTCGGTGGCCGCGTCGAGAACGAGGCATCGGAGGCACGGACCCACGCCGTGACGGCGGTACGGGTCCAGGCCGTGGCATGGACGGTGGCGTGGGCCGGAGTGCAGGGCGCGATCATCGCGATTCTGGCGTTCGGGGCGTTCCGTGTGGATCAGGGCCTGTTGCAGGTGTCCACCCTGATCGCGTTCCTGCTCTACGCATTCACCCTGATGGGGCCGGTACAGGAACTGGCGCAGAACGTCACCGCGCTGCAATCGGGATTCGCTGCCGCGTCGCGTATCCGGCAGCTACAGAGCCTGCCGGTGGAAGAGGACGTCGTCGAGACCGCACCACTGCCCGCCGAGACCGGCGGACCCGGGTTGATCACGCTGCGCGCCGTCACGGTCGTCCACGACGGAACGACCACGCCCGCACTCGATTGCGTGGATCTCACGATTCCGCGGCGCGGCCACGTCGCGGTGGTCGGGCCTTCCGGGGCCGGGAAGACGACGCTGTTCTCGACGATCCTGCGCTTCCTCGAACCGCGCGACGGCGAGTTGTCGCTGAACGGCGTGGGGTATCGCCACATCGGATTGGACGATCTGCGCGGCAGGATGTCCTACGTCGAGCAGGAGACACCCGTCGTGCCTGGGACGATCCGGGAGAACGTGGTGTTCGGTGCGCCCGATGCCACCGACGACGAGATCCGCGACGTACTACGGTTGCTGGACCTCGACGGAGCTGTCGATCGCCTGCCGCAGGGGATCGACACACCGCTGACCGAGAATTCTCTGTCCGGCGGGCAACGTCAGCGCATCGCGATGGCACGGGCGATGCTGACGCGGAGCGAACTCCTCCTCCTGGACGAGGCGACCGCACAGGTGGACACACTCACCGAGGCGGCGATCGTCGCCGCCGTCTCCGAGCGTGCGCGTACCGGTGTCGTGGTGACGATCGCCCACCGGT
- a CDS encoding TetR/AcrR family transcriptional regulator, producing the protein MSLEISSGQPRPTEETAARERTRSAILAAAVNVLATKPTASLGDIAAAARVGRTTLHRYFAERQELVDEIGRLAARSRREAAERARLDEGTGLDAVARLCREYYELADLLAVMFSTPGVLEVADTCIGDEDDVNAAIERGHRDGSIRPDLTVDWVQNLVWTFLYTAVDYVARGQGTRMEVLRLTVESLRGAIGTFGTRDTPPHR; encoded by the coding sequence GTGTCCCTCGAGATCTCCTCCGGGCAGCCCCGCCCGACCGAAGAAACCGCGGCCCGCGAACGCACTCGGTCCGCGATCCTCGCCGCGGCGGTCAACGTCCTCGCGACCAAACCGACTGCATCGCTCGGCGACATCGCGGCTGCGGCACGAGTGGGGCGCACGACGTTGCACCGGTACTTCGCAGAACGACAGGAGCTCGTCGACGAGATCGGGCGTCTGGCCGCACGCTCACGCCGCGAGGCGGCCGAGCGGGCGCGACTCGACGAGGGCACCGGACTGGACGCGGTGGCACGGTTGTGCCGCGAATACTACGAACTGGCCGACCTGCTCGCGGTCATGTTCTCCACCCCGGGCGTGCTCGAGGTCGCGGATACGTGCATCGGCGACGAGGACGACGTGAACGCCGCGATCGAACGCGGCCACCGCGACGGGTCGATTCGGCCGGACCTCACCGTGGACTGGGTCCAGAATCTGGTCTGGACCTTCCTGTACACCGCCGTCGACTACGTCGCCCGGGGACAGGGAACCCGGATGGAAGTACTGCGCCTGACGGTGGAGAGCCTGCGAGGTGCCATCGGGACCTTCGGGACGCGGGACACCCCACCACACCGGTAG
- a CDS encoding DUF2469 domain-containing protein gives MSAEDLEKYETEMELSLYREYRDIVGQFSYVVETERRFYLANSVELLPHNADGEIYFELRMSDAWVWDMYRPARFVKYVRVITFKDVNIEELDKPDLRLPDNGLS, from the coding sequence ATGAGTGCCGAAGATCTCGAGAAGTACGAAACCGAGATGGAGCTGTCGCTCTATCGCGAGTACCGGGACATCGTCGGGCAGTTCTCCTATGTCGTCGAAACCGAGCGGCGCTTCTACCTCGCGAACTCGGTGGAACTGCTCCCGCACAACGCCGACGGTGAGATCTACTTCGAACTACGGATGTCGGATGCCTGGGTGTGGGACATGTACCGGCCGGCCCGGTTCGTGAAGTACGTGCGGGTGATCACGTTCAAGGACGTCAACATCGAGGAACTCGACAAGCCGGACCTGCGACTGCCGGACAACGGGCTGTCCTGA